One window of Arthrobacter oryzae genomic DNA carries:
- a CDS encoding amidohydrolase family protein, whose translation MAAARYELGIDASKLDAIDMHVHLEVDGHGHESLPPALTEASAKYFKSEDRTPSLDRIAAVYRELNMAAVVFTVDARTQLKHEPNSIEDLIAGAARNNDVLIPFGSVDPRTGADAIQGAKRQAIDLGARGFKFHPSLQGFDPSNEQFYPLWETLQELGLPAIFHTGQNGMGAGLPGGYGIKLAYSNPLLLDAVAADFPELRIIMAHPSVPWQDEANSIATHKSNVFIDLSGWSPKYFPESLVRMSNSVLQDKVLFGTDFPLITPQKWLAAFGDLPLKDEVRPKILKHNAVRLLGLDG comes from the coding sequence ATGGCTGCCGCCCGCTACGAACTCGGCATCGACGCCTCGAAGCTCGACGCGATCGACATGCACGTCCACCTCGAGGTGGACGGCCACGGCCACGAGTCACTGCCGCCGGCACTGACCGAGGCGTCGGCCAAGTACTTCAAATCCGAGGACCGCACACCGTCGCTGGACCGCATCGCCGCGGTGTACCGGGAACTGAACATGGCCGCCGTCGTGTTCACCGTGGACGCCCGCACCCAGCTCAAGCACGAACCCAACAGCATTGAGGACCTGATCGCCGGTGCGGCCAGGAACAACGACGTGCTGATCCCCTTCGGCAGCGTGGATCCGCGCACCGGCGCCGACGCCATCCAGGGCGCCAAGCGCCAGGCCATCGACCTGGGGGCCCGCGGCTTCAAGTTCCACCCCAGCCTGCAGGGCTTCGACCCGTCGAACGAACAGTTCTATCCGCTGTGGGAAACCCTGCAGGAACTGGGCCTGCCGGCAATCTTCCACACCGGCCAGAACGGCATGGGTGCCGGCCTCCCCGGCGGTTACGGCATCAAGCTGGCCTACTCCAACCCGCTCCTGCTGGACGCCGTGGCCGCGGACTTCCCGGAACTGCGGATCATCATGGCGCACCCCTCGGTGCCGTGGCAGGACGAGGCGAACTCGATCGCCACGCACAAGTCCAACGTGTTCATCGACCTCTCCGGCTGGTCGCCCAAGTACTTCCCGGAATCGCTGGTGCGCATGTCCAACTCGGTGCTGCAGGACAAGGTCCTGTTCGGCACGGACTTCCCGCTCATCACGCCACAGAAGTGGCTGGCCGCGTTCGGCGACCTGCCGCTCAAGGACGAGGTCCGGCCCAAGATCCTCAAGCACAACGCCGTGCGCCTGCTCGGACTGGACGGCTGA
- a CDS encoding SDR family NAD(P)-dependent oxidoreductase, whose translation MSLSGKVAIVTGSGRGLGLAYARELARQGAAVVINDVDAEVAAEAVRTIGADGGKAAAVVAPVGSTEVARQLVQAAVTEFGRLDILVTNAGILRDKSLLKMTDEDFDAVINVHLRGTFTCVREAFAYFKENGIAGRIITIGSPTGQRGNFGQTNYAAAKAGIVGMVRTWALEMKKAGVTANAVIPVAATAMTKTVPYFQKAVEADERGEAMPAFFRHDLGFGTADDVSGLVAFLASDEAAGITGQAIGAGGDRLQLWTHPEAAATEYREGGWRYEDLVENFGPLFGGKLQSVGEEFLPLPEDLKPEAQPAPAQPAAAPVKVG comes from the coding sequence ATGAGCCTGTCAGGCAAAGTAGCAATCGTCACCGGAAGCGGCAGGGGCCTTGGCCTGGCCTACGCCCGGGAGCTCGCCCGGCAGGGTGCCGCCGTCGTCATCAACGACGTCGACGCCGAGGTGGCCGCGGAAGCAGTCCGGACCATCGGGGCCGACGGCGGGAAGGCCGCCGCAGTGGTGGCTCCCGTGGGAAGCACTGAAGTTGCCAGGCAGCTGGTGCAGGCCGCCGTCACGGAGTTCGGCCGCCTCGACATCCTGGTCACCAACGCCGGCATCCTCCGCGACAAGAGCCTGCTGAAGATGACCGACGAGGACTTCGACGCCGTCATCAACGTCCACCTCCGCGGCACCTTCACCTGCGTCCGGGAAGCGTTCGCCTACTTCAAGGAGAACGGCATCGCCGGCCGGATCATCACCATCGGCTCGCCCACCGGCCAGCGCGGAAACTTCGGCCAGACCAACTACGCCGCCGCCAAGGCCGGCATTGTGGGCATGGTCCGCACCTGGGCGCTTGAAATGAAGAAGGCGGGCGTGACCGCCAACGCCGTTATCCCGGTGGCGGCCACCGCCATGACCAAGACCGTCCCGTACTTCCAGAAGGCAGTCGAGGCGGACGAGCGCGGCGAGGCCATGCCGGCTTTCTTCCGCCACGACCTCGGTTTCGGAACGGCCGACGACGTCTCCGGGCTGGTGGCGTTCCTCGCCTCCGATGAGGCAGCCGGCATTACCGGCCAGGCCATCGGGGCCGGCGGTGACCGCCTGCAGCTCTGGACCCACCCCGAAGCCGCGGCCACCGAATACCGCGAGGGCGGCTGGCGGTACGAGGACCTCGTGGAGAACTTCGGCCCGCTCTTCGGCGGGAAGCTGCAGTCAGTGGGCGAGGAATTCCTCCCGCTGCCCGAAGACCTGAAGCCCGAGGCACAGCCTGCACCTGCACAGCCTGCCGCAGCCCCCGTGAAGGTGGGCTAG
- a CDS encoding MarR family winged helix-turn-helix transcriptional regulator yields MTIETQGDQRTEQAHKLVAASISRDLGFLLAKLHATGSVLNNRALAEFDLKERSYSVLILANSGLEPTQREMADFLSLDPSQIVALVDELEKRRLVVRAPGKQDRRAKTVTATAKGEKLLQQASRAAQQAEAEVLGGLAAEESAQLKALLRKALWGGAGASD; encoded by the coding sequence ATGACGATCGAGACACAGGGCGATCAGCGGACCGAACAGGCACACAAGCTTGTCGCCGCGTCCATCAGCCGTGACCTGGGGTTCCTGCTGGCCAAGCTGCACGCCACCGGGTCCGTGCTGAACAACAGGGCATTGGCCGAGTTCGACCTCAAGGAGCGCTCGTACTCAGTGCTGATCCTCGCCAACAGCGGGCTTGAGCCGACGCAGCGCGAAATGGCGGACTTCCTCAGCCTGGACCCCAGCCAGATTGTGGCCCTGGTGGATGAGCTGGAAAAACGGCGGCTCGTGGTGAGGGCGCCGGGGAAGCAGGACCGCCGGGCAAAGACTGTCACGGCCACCGCCAAGGGGGAAAAGCTGCTGCAGCAGGCCAGCAGGGCTGCGCAACAGGCAGAAGCGGAGGTGCTCGGGGGCCTGGCCGCGGAAGAATCGGCCCAGCTGAAGGCGCTCCTCCGCAAAGCGCTGTGGGGTGGCGCCGGGGCATCGGACTGA
- a CDS encoding MFS transporter: MTPGSTSPKHHHHTRDAITLGLRQNLPQFMILVAVNALVGGTLGQERTVLPLLASEVFKLDLYTSALTYILAFGVAKAATNYFAGTLSDRYGRKPVLVAGWLIALPVPLMLIFGPSWGWIVAANVILGISQGLTWSTTVMMKMDLVGPSQRGRAMGLNEAAGYLGVAGTALATGYIASTYGLRPGPFLLGAAFIAVGLGLSVLTVRETHHHARAEAANHVAVHEGAHAQLSNREVFTLTSFRDKSLSSVSQAGMVNNLNDGLAWGLFPVLFAAAGLSIERIGILAAVYPAVWGAGQLVTGALSDRIGRKPLIVGGMLVQAAALGLVAFGAGFDAWLAAAVLLGAGTAMVYPTLLAAIGDVAHPEWRARSVGIYRLWRDGGFAVGAVLSGIIADAYGIPAAVAVVAVLTGASGLVVAVRMRGADHKPSSR; this comes from the coding sequence ATGACACCAGGAAGCACCTCTCCCAAGCATCACCACCACACGCGGGACGCCATAACCCTTGGCCTGCGGCAGAACCTTCCACAGTTCATGATCCTCGTGGCAGTCAACGCCCTGGTGGGTGGAACCCTGGGGCAGGAGAGGACCGTCCTGCCGCTGCTGGCCAGCGAGGTCTTCAAGCTGGACCTGTATACCAGCGCTTTGACGTACATCCTGGCCTTCGGCGTGGCCAAGGCGGCCACCAACTATTTCGCCGGAACCCTGTCGGACCGTTACGGCCGCAAGCCGGTGCTGGTGGCGGGCTGGCTGATAGCCCTGCCCGTCCCGCTGATGCTGATCTTCGGGCCGTCATGGGGGTGGATCGTCGCGGCCAATGTCATCCTCGGCATCAGCCAGGGGCTAACCTGGTCCACCACGGTGATGATGAAGATGGACCTGGTGGGCCCGTCCCAGCGCGGCCGGGCCATGGGTCTGAACGAGGCGGCCGGCTACCTCGGTGTGGCCGGAACCGCGCTGGCCACCGGCTACATCGCGTCCACCTACGGCCTGCGCCCGGGTCCATTCCTGCTCGGCGCGGCCTTCATCGCCGTCGGCCTGGGGCTCTCCGTGCTCACCGTGCGGGAGACGCACCACCACGCCAGGGCCGAGGCCGCCAACCATGTTGCGGTCCACGAGGGGGCGCACGCCCAGCTCAGCAACCGCGAGGTGTTCACGCTGACCAGCTTCCGCGACAAGTCGCTGTCTTCCGTGAGCCAGGCGGGCATGGTGAACAACCTGAATGACGGCCTGGCCTGGGGCCTGTTCCCCGTACTGTTCGCGGCCGCCGGATTGAGCATTGAACGCATCGGGATCCTGGCGGCCGTGTACCCGGCCGTGTGGGGCGCCGGCCAGTTGGTGACCGGGGCACTGTCGGACCGGATCGGGCGCAAGCCCCTGATTGTGGGAGGCATGCTGGTGCAGGCGGCGGCGCTGGGCCTGGTTGCCTTTGGTGCCGGCTTCGACGCGTGGCTGGCCGCGGCGGTGCTGCTCGGAGCGGGCACTGCCATGGTCTATCCGACACTGCTGGCCGCCATCGGGGATGTTGCCCATCCTGAATGGCGGGCGAGGTCGGTGGGCATCTACCGGCTCTGGCGTGACGGCGGCTTTGCCGTCGGTGCCGTGCTCTCCGGAATTATCGCCGACGCCTATGGCATCCCGGCGGCAGTCGCCGTCGTTGCCGTCCTGACCGGTGCTTCCGGTCTTGTGGTGGCTGTCCGGATGCGGGGCGCCGACCACAAACCCTCGTCCCGCTGA
- a CDS encoding ArsR/SmtB family transcription factor, with translation MGDSAKKAALFEEFAKVGKAMGHGKRLELVDLLAQGERSVESLAKAAGLGLSTASAHLQTLKQAGLVATRRDGARIFYDLAGPDVASLYSLVRSVARSRVADVEQKRADYLGLTGNSAQDGPGLPAEMTREELLERAEAGTVTVLDVRPAEEYGAGHIPGALSIPLEELSSRLGELPPGSEVVAYCRGAYCVLAYEAVELLQAKGRNALRLNDGMLEWRLSGLPVDTGRAA, from the coding sequence ATGGGCGACAGTGCAAAGAAGGCTGCGTTGTTCGAAGAGTTCGCCAAGGTGGGGAAGGCCATGGGCCACGGCAAGCGCCTGGAGCTGGTGGACCTGCTTGCGCAGGGCGAACGGAGCGTCGAGTCACTCGCCAAGGCAGCCGGGCTTGGCCTAAGCACCGCATCGGCCCACCTGCAGACGCTCAAGCAGGCGGGGCTCGTGGCCACCCGCCGGGACGGCGCCCGGATCTTCTACGACCTGGCCGGGCCGGACGTTGCCTCCCTGTACAGCCTGGTACGCAGCGTGGCCCGGTCGCGCGTTGCCGACGTCGAACAAAAGCGCGCGGACTACCTTGGCCTCACCGGCAACTCAGCACAGGACGGCCCCGGGCTGCCTGCAGAAATGACCAGGGAGGAACTCCTGGAACGGGCGGAGGCCGGAACGGTCACCGTACTGGATGTGCGACCCGCAGAGGAGTACGGTGCCGGCCACATTCCCGGCGCGTTGTCGATCCCGCTTGAGGAGCTCAGCAGCAGGCTGGGCGAGCTGCCTCCGGGCAGCGAGGTAGTGGCCTACTGCCGCGGAGCATACTGCGTGCTGGCATACGAGGCCGTGGAGCTCCTGCAGGCCAAGGGCCGGAACGCCTTGCGCTTGAACGACGGGATGCTGGAATGGCGCCTGAGCGGACTGCCCGTAGATACAGGGCGCGCAGCGTGA
- a CDS encoding DUF302 domain-containing protein: MTYTHTVTVPLSWSDAVERTREALAGQGFGILSEINVRATFEAKLGVDAAEALGDYVILGACNPALASRALAAEPDLGVLLPCNVVVRRGRGAEVTTIQAIDPQTMVQLSGSPEVREVADDADARLRAALASLDAHTEA; this comes from the coding sequence ATGACTTACACCCACACCGTGACCGTTCCGCTGTCCTGGAGCGACGCCGTCGAGCGGACGCGTGAGGCGCTCGCCGGGCAGGGGTTCGGCATTCTGTCCGAAATCAACGTCCGCGCGACCTTCGAGGCCAAACTTGGTGTCGACGCCGCTGAGGCGCTGGGTGACTACGTCATCCTGGGTGCCTGCAACCCTGCGCTGGCCAGCCGCGCACTGGCCGCTGAACCGGACCTGGGCGTCCTGCTGCCCTGCAACGTCGTGGTGCGCCGCGGCCGGGGCGCTGAGGTGACCACCATCCAGGCCATTGATCCACAGACGATGGTCCAGCTCAGCGGCAGTCCTGAAGTGCGGGAGGTGGCTGACGACGCCGACGCCCGGTTGCGTGCCGCGCTGGCCTCCCTGGATGCGCACACGGAGGCCTAA
- a CDS encoding metal-sensitive transcriptional regulator: MELDSTDLAPVINRLKRAQGQLSAVTRMLEEGRECKDVVTQLAAVSKALDRAGFAIIASGLEQCIVRKDASMDTKDLEKLFLSLA, translated from the coding sequence ATGGAACTCGATTCAACCGACCTCGCCCCGGTCATCAACCGGCTCAAGCGAGCCCAGGGGCAGCTGTCCGCAGTGACCCGGATGCTGGAGGAGGGGCGCGAGTGCAAGGACGTCGTCACCCAGCTCGCAGCAGTCTCGAAGGCGCTGGACCGGGCGGGCTTTGCCATCATTGCCAGCGGACTTGAGCAGTGCATCGTCCGCAAGGATGCAAGCATGGACACGAAAGACCTGGAAAAGCTCTTCCTTTCCCTGGCCTGA
- a CDS encoding rhodanese-like domain-containing protein, whose protein sequence is MTRSTASGPSPVSPAAPAVTALDPDTLKGWFQEHQDLAVIDVRSAAEFEGMHIRGSYNVPLPLLSEHTDELAERLGSRVVLVCQSGARAEQARQRLGGAGIGTAYVLTGGVPGFAAAGGNVVRGKARWDLERQVRLAAGSLVVLGLAGGKFVSPKIRLLAGAIGTGLTFSAATNTCAMGQAISAMPWNKAAKEPTRESAILQFPAAGKATPEAKAS, encoded by the coding sequence ATGACACGCTCCACCGCCTCAGGCCCCTCTCCCGTTTCACCGGCCGCTCCCGCAGTCACCGCTCTGGATCCGGACACGCTGAAGGGTTGGTTCCAGGAACACCAGGACCTCGCGGTGATCGACGTGCGCTCGGCCGCTGAGTTCGAGGGGATGCACATCCGGGGTTCGTACAACGTGCCCCTTCCGCTGCTTTCCGAGCACACGGACGAACTGGCCGAACGGCTGGGGAGCCGCGTGGTGCTTGTCTGCCAGTCGGGGGCACGGGCCGAGCAGGCCCGCCAGCGCCTCGGCGGGGCCGGGATCGGCACTGCCTACGTCCTGACCGGCGGGGTACCCGGATTCGCGGCCGCCGGCGGCAACGTTGTCCGGGGCAAGGCACGCTGGGACCTGGAGCGCCAGGTCCGCCTTGCAGCCGGTTCCCTGGTGGTACTGGGCCTGGCCGGCGGAAAATTCGTCTCGCCCAAGATCCGCCTGCTCGCCGGCGCCATCGGCACGGGCCTGACCTTCTCGGCCGCCACCAACACCTGCGCCATGGGCCAGGCCATCTCGGCGATGCCGTGGAACAAGGCGGCGAAGGAGCCTACCCGCGAATCCGCCATCCTGCAGTTCCCCGCCGCCGGCAAGGCAACCCCGGAGGCCAAGGCCTCATGA
- a CDS encoding sulfite exporter TauE/SafE family protein, whose amino-acid sequence MTVTLIFVLALSVVIGLSLGVLGGGGSILTVPILVYVAGFEAKEAIAASLFVVGVTSAVSVISHARGKRVMWRTGLVFGAAGMAGAFVGGLLGGHIPGEILLIAFALMMVATSVAMLRGRKKGPTPDPPSGSTRHAELPLGRVLLDGAVVGLVTGLVGAGGGFLVVPALALLGGLPMSVAVGTSLVVIAMKSFAGLAGYLTTVHLDWGVTLAVTAAAIVGTLIGSRIAGRIPEAALRKAFGWFVLAMGAFVLIQQAPADLRWVIAAAGAVLAAAAAGICWFFVTSCPIKRRISWA is encoded by the coding sequence ATGACCGTCACGCTCATCTTCGTTCTTGCGCTCTCCGTGGTCATCGGGCTCTCGCTCGGTGTCCTCGGCGGCGGCGGATCGATCCTGACCGTCCCGATCCTGGTCTACGTGGCCGGGTTCGAGGCCAAGGAGGCAATCGCCGCTTCCCTGTTCGTCGTCGGAGTCACCTCCGCCGTCAGCGTGATCAGCCACGCCCGCGGCAAGCGCGTGATGTGGCGGACCGGACTTGTCTTTGGCGCGGCAGGCATGGCCGGCGCATTTGTCGGCGGGCTGCTCGGCGGCCACATCCCCGGCGAGATCCTCCTGATTGCTTTCGCCCTGATGATGGTGGCCACTTCCGTGGCCATGCTCCGTGGCCGAAAGAAGGGCCCGACGCCGGATCCCCCCTCCGGCTCCACCCGCCACGCCGAACTTCCCCTGGGCCGGGTGCTGCTCGACGGCGCCGTGGTCGGCCTGGTCACCGGGCTGGTAGGCGCCGGCGGAGGATTCCTGGTGGTTCCCGCGCTGGCTCTCCTTGGCGGCCTCCCGATGTCCGTTGCGGTGGGCACTTCGCTGGTGGTCATCGCCATGAAGTCCTTCGCCGGACTTGCCGGATACCTGACAACGGTCCACCTCGACTGGGGAGTGACGCTCGCCGTCACTGCCGCCGCAATCGTGGGAACCCTGATCGGATCCAGGATCGCAGGCAGGATCCCCGAGGCCGCGCTGCGGAAGGCGTTCGGCTGGTTCGTGCTGGCCATGGGCGCCTTCGTGCTGATCCAGCAGGCACCTGCGGACCTGCGCTGGGTCATAGCTGCCGCCGGCGCCGTCCTCGCAGCAGCCGCCGCCGGAATCTGCTGGTTCTTCGTCACCTCGTGCCCGATCAAAAGGAGAATCTCATGGGCCTGA
- a CDS encoding rhodanese-like domain-containing protein, which yields MGLIDSLKKAFSKPYKTVSVAEAKELLASRAVLIDVRSAQEWRSGHAPQAKHVPLDRLQGGTSGLQKGRPVVAMCQSGVRSASAARLLAGQGYEAYSLRGGIGAWRQAGEPVR from the coding sequence ATGGGCCTGATCGACTCGCTGAAGAAGGCTTTCAGCAAACCCTACAAAACCGTCTCAGTGGCCGAAGCCAAGGAACTCCTCGCGTCCCGGGCGGTGCTGATCGATGTCCGCTCCGCGCAGGAGTGGCGCAGCGGCCACGCACCCCAGGCCAAGCACGTGCCGCTCGACAGGCTGCAGGGCGGCACGTCCGGCCTGCAGAAGGGCCGGCCGGTCGTCGCAATGTGCCAGTCGGGAGTCCGCTCGGCATCGGCGGCACGGCTGCTGGCGGGCCAGGGCTACGAGGCCTATTCGCTCCGCGGCGGCATCGGCGCCTGGCGCCAGGCCGGCGAACCGGTCCGCTAA
- a CDS encoding rhodanese-like domain-containing protein, translating into MAEITVTEAEQRRTSAQILDVREDFEVAEGMIPGALHIPMGQLQARLSELDPRVPVIVVCRSGNRSARVADALNAAGYDADTMAGGMIAWSREGLPAA; encoded by the coding sequence ATGGCAGAAATCACCGTCACCGAAGCCGAGCAGCGGCGCACCAGCGCGCAGATCCTCGACGTCCGCGAAGACTTCGAAGTCGCCGAGGGCATGATCCCCGGCGCCCTGCACATCCCCATGGGGCAGCTGCAGGCCCGCTTGTCCGAACTGGACCCCCGAGTCCCCGTCATCGTGGTCTGCCGCAGCGGCAACCGCAGCGCCCGTGTGGCGGATGCCCTCAACGCCGCCGGATACGACGCCGACACGATGGCCGGCGGCATGATCGCCTGGAGCCGCGAAGGACTCCCCGCCGCCTAA
- the trxA gene encoding thioredoxin: MATIDITEESLARTLEDNDIVLIDFWAGWCGPCRMFAPTYDAASRKHPDVTFAKVDTEAEQALAAAAGITSIPTLMAFRDKTLVFSQPGALNAAGLEQVIQGVKNLDMAAVRAQAAQRQS, translated from the coding sequence ATGGCTACCATCGACATCACGGAAGAATCGCTTGCCCGGACGCTTGAGGACAACGACATTGTCCTCATTGACTTCTGGGCTGGCTGGTGCGGCCCCTGCCGCATGTTCGCCCCCACCTACGACGCCGCCTCCCGGAAGCACCCGGACGTTACCTTTGCCAAGGTGGACACGGAAGCCGAGCAGGCCCTGGCGGCCGCTGCCGGCATCACGTCCATCCCCACGCTGATGGCTTTCCGAGACAAGACCCTGGTCTTCTCCCAGCCCGGTGCCCTCAACGCGGCAGGCCTGGAACAGGTCATCCAGGGCGTCAAGAATCTGGACATGGCCGCAGTCCGTGCGCAGGCAGCGCAACGGCAGTCCTGA
- a CDS encoding rhodanese-like domain-containing protein gives MRSVTPGELAAIWPRAAVVDVRGQEEYATAHIPGSRNIPLDELPLRQQDLPNSTLYLLCGSGKRSSQAAALLSDRGYDAINVAGGITEWYREGHPVSYAPAVPEEPPAGLWRLLVQILRKWHRRSTR, from the coding sequence ATGCGCAGCGTTACGCCCGGTGAGCTCGCGGCAATCTGGCCCCGCGCCGCGGTAGTGGACGTGCGGGGCCAGGAGGAATACGCCACTGCCCACATCCCCGGCAGCCGCAACATCCCCCTCGATGAACTGCCGCTGCGGCAGCAGGACCTGCCGAACAGCACGCTCTACCTCCTGTGCGGTTCAGGCAAGCGCAGCAGCCAGGCCGCTGCCCTCCTTTCGGACCGGGGATACGACGCGATCAACGTCGCCGGAGGCATCACGGAGTGGTACCGGGAGGGCCATCCGGTGAGCTACGCACCGGCAGTCCCGGAGGAGCCTCCGGCCGGGCTGTGGAGATTGCTGGTGCAAATACTCCGGAAGTGGCACCGCCGAAGCACCCGGTGA